A single genomic interval of halophilic archaeon DL31 harbors:
- a CDS encoding hypothetical protein (KEGG: hbo:Hbor_27790 hypothetical protein): MALGIRQTLALAGSLIFAIPLGIYGIEEIIGGAPVAGALYIMVAALMVWLPQYLTTPGDLPGKVADGALDRALDTDDEQGQE; the protein is encoded by the coding sequence ATGGCCCTCGGTATCAGACAGACGCTGGCGCTCGCCGGGAGCCTCATCTTCGCGATTCCGCTGGGCATCTACGGCATCGAAGAGATCATCGGCGGCGCTCCCGTCGCCGGCGCCCTCTACATCATGGTCGCTGCGCTGATGGTGTGGTTGCCCCAGTACCTCACCACACCCGGCGACCTGCCGGGGAAGGTCGCCGACGGGGCGCTCGACCGCGCGCTCGACACGGACGATGAGCAAGGGCAAGAGTGA
- a CDS encoding riboflavin synthase, alpha subunit (TIGRFAM: Lumazine-binding protein~KEGG: hla:Hlac_0200 riboflavin synthase subunit alpha~PFAM: Lumazine-binding protein), translating into MFTGIVERTGELADVTQNEDGRRLTIAVEGLEDLHHGQSINVSGVCLTVEEFGEDWFEVFLASETVKKTYLGELIVGDLVNIERAMPADGRFDGHVVQGHVDTTATVEAVEQIGEDWRYTFSLPAGLAKYIVSKGSITVDGISLTVAERHDQRFEVAIIPATREITTLSEKEPGDPVHLEVDVMAKYVEQMVEGYR; encoded by the coding sequence ATGTTCACCGGCATCGTCGAGCGGACGGGGGAGTTGGCCGACGTGACCCAAAACGAGGACGGCCGGCGGCTGACTATCGCTGTCGAGGGGCTCGAAGACCTGCATCACGGGCAGTCCATCAACGTGAGCGGCGTCTGTCTCACGGTCGAGGAGTTCGGGGAGGATTGGTTCGAGGTGTTCCTCGCGAGCGAGACGGTCAAGAAGACGTATCTGGGGGAGCTCATCGTGGGTGACCTTGTCAACATCGAGCGCGCGATGCCCGCCGACGGGCGCTTCGACGGCCACGTGGTGCAGGGACACGTCGACACCACCGCAACCGTCGAGGCGGTCGAACAGATCGGCGAGGACTGGCGCTACACATTCTCACTGCCTGCTGGCCTGGCGAAATACATCGTCTCCAAGGGCTCGATTACGGTCGATGGCATCAGCCTCACCGTGGCCGAGCGCCACGACCAGCGCTTCGAGGTGGCGATCATCCCGGCGACGCGGGAGATCACGACACTCTCGGAGAAAGAACCGGGAGACCCGGTTCACCTTGAGGTAGATGTCATGGCAAAATACGTCGAGCAGATGGTGGAGGGCTACCGTTAG
- a CDS encoding hypothetical protein (KEGG: hvo:HVO_0422 hypothetical protein) — MTQTDEESLDDLPPSAKLVFKVLEYNGPLTQKGIVEESMLSARTVRYALERLEGIGIVDEDVYFADARQNLYQLNLPEPTTADGACETSSQAD; from the coding sequence ATGACCCAGACAGATGAGGAGAGTCTGGACGACCTCCCACCAAGCGCCAAGCTGGTCTTCAAAGTACTCGAATACAACGGCCCGCTCACCCAGAAGGGAATCGTCGAGGAGTCGATGCTCTCGGCCCGGACTGTCCGCTACGCCCTCGAACGGCTCGAAGGAATCGGTATTGTCGACGAGGACGTCTACTTCGCCGACGCTCGCCAGAATCTCTATCAGCTGAATCTGCCGGAGCCGACGACAGCCGACGGCGCGTGTGAGACGTCCAGCCAGGCAGACTAA
- a CDS encoding hypothetical protein (KEGG: hwa:HQ1371A hypothetical protein), whose product MATESSRGLSDHLRGVTVTTLACLAGVGATITSTTVVGLEATAATSELSLVIVAAFVLVQYPVLYAIGVDVSEFGVKDNLYVSFMTFALWYLTYAVLLSTEVAA is encoded by the coding sequence ATGGCTACGGAGAGTTCTCGCGGGCTTTCGGACCACCTCCGCGGGGTAACCGTCACGACCCTCGCCTGTCTCGCGGGCGTCGGGGCGACGATAACCAGCACGACCGTGGTGGGTCTGGAAGCCACTGCGGCAACCAGTGAGCTATCGCTGGTCATCGTCGCGGCGTTCGTCCTCGTTCAGTACCCGGTGCTCTACGCGATCGGCGTCGATGTGTCCGAGTTCGGGGTGAAGGACAACCTCTACGTTTCGTTCATGACGTTCGCACTCTGGTACCTCACCTACGCAGTGCTGCTGTCCACTGAGGTCGCCGCCTGA
- a CDS encoding metal-binding domain in RNase L inhibitor, RLI (KEGG: hvo:HVO_0424 ABC transporter ATP-binding protein~PFAM: RNase L inhibitor RLI, possible metal-binding region; 4Fe-4S ferredoxin, iron-sulphur binding, subgroup; ABC transporter-like~SMART: ATPase, AAA+ type, core) yields MSSDSIAVVDLDRCQPDRCNYECQNFCPPNRTGKECITLRGDAAEELGGIEGEPDQVKISEEICLGESCGICVEKCPFDAIEIINLPSELEEEPVHRYGENAFALYGLPTPEPGNVTGLLGPNGIGKSTAVHALAGEVTPNLGNFDDEPDWDAVLDRYRGTQLQNYLEKLLADEVSVARKPQYIDQIPDQFDGEVRELLSATDERGDLDYLVEELSIKPVMEQSIDSVSGGELQRVALAATLARDVDFYFLDEITPYLDISQRMTAARLIRELADEDRSMLVVEHDLAILDLLADTLHVTYGEPGAYGVVTDPKSVRNGINEYLTGYLNNENMRIRPESITFEQHAPRSSTKGQPLVEYPDMSKSYGEGEFSLDVEGGTIYESEVLGVVGPNGIGKSTLAKMFTGALTPDDGELDTELEIAYKPQYIEIDQPMRVDAFLASITDEFGSSYWNTEIAQPLQLSRIMEQNLDDLSGGERQRVAIAACLSKDADLYLLDEPSAHLDVEQRVQATSAIRRYTENHDATAMVIDHDIYMIDLLSDRLMVFDGEPAQHGTARPPTEMRAGMNDFLGDLDITFRRDERTGRPRINKPDSQKDREQKRNGEYYYTD; encoded by the coding sequence ATGTCCAGCGACAGTATCGCGGTCGTCGACCTCGACCGGTGTCAGCCGGACCGCTGTAACTACGAGTGTCAGAACTTCTGCCCGCCCAACCGGACCGGGAAGGAGTGCATCACCCTCCGGGGTGACGCCGCCGAGGAGCTCGGCGGAATCGAAGGCGAACCCGACCAGGTGAAGATCTCCGAGGAGATCTGTCTGGGCGAAAGCTGTGGCATCTGTGTCGAGAAGTGCCCGTTCGACGCGATTGAGATTATCAACCTCCCCTCGGAACTCGAGGAGGAGCCCGTCCACCGATACGGGGAGAACGCCTTCGCACTGTACGGTCTCCCCACCCCCGAACCGGGCAACGTCACGGGGCTGCTCGGCCCGAACGGCATCGGGAAATCCACCGCCGTCCACGCGCTGGCCGGCGAGGTGACGCCAAACCTCGGGAACTTCGACGATGAACCCGACTGGGACGCCGTCCTCGACCGCTACCGCGGCACCCAACTCCAGAACTACCTCGAGAAGCTGCTGGCCGACGAGGTGTCGGTCGCACGCAAACCCCAGTATATCGACCAGATTCCCGACCAGTTCGACGGGGAGGTCAGGGAACTACTCTCAGCGACGGACGAACGGGGCGACCTCGACTACCTCGTCGAAGAGCTCTCCATCAAGCCGGTGATGGAGCAGTCCATCGACTCGGTGTCGGGTGGAGAGCTCCAGCGGGTCGCCCTCGCGGCAACGCTGGCACGGGACGTGGACTTCTACTTCCTCGACGAGATCACCCCCTATCTCGACATCAGCCAGCGGATGACCGCCGCACGGCTCATCCGGGAACTGGCCGACGAGGACCGCTCGATGCTCGTGGTCGAACACGACCTCGCTATCCTCGACCTGCTGGCTGACACGCTCCACGTCACCTATGGGGAGCCAGGGGCCTACGGTGTCGTCACGGACCCGAAATCGGTCCGAAACGGCATCAACGAGTATCTGACGGGCTACCTCAACAACGAAAACATGCGGATTCGGCCCGAGTCCATCACCTTCGAGCAGCACGCGCCGCGCTCCTCGACGAAGGGCCAGCCGCTGGTCGAGTACCCCGACATGTCCAAATCTTACGGCGAAGGAGAGTTCTCCCTCGACGTGGAGGGCGGCACCATCTACGAGTCGGAAGTGCTGGGCGTGGTCGGCCCGAACGGCATCGGGAAATCGACGCTCGCGAAGATGTTCACGGGCGCGCTCACTCCCGACGACGGTGAACTCGACACCGAACTGGAGATCGCCTACAAGCCCCAGTATATCGAAATCGACCAGCCGATGCGGGTCGACGCGTTCCTGGCCTCAATCACCGACGAGTTCGGCTCTTCCTACTGGAACACCGAAATCGCTCAGCCGCTGCAGCTCAGCCGCATCATGGAACAGAACCTCGACGACCTCTCGGGCGGGGAGCGCCAGCGGGTCGCCATCGCAGCCTGCCTCTCGAAGGACGCCGACCTCTACCTGCTGGACGAGCCGTCGGCGCACCTCGACGTCGAACAGCGGGTGCAGGCCACCTCGGCCATCCGCCGCTACACCGAGAACCACGATGCGACGGCGATGGTCATCGACCACGACATCTACATGATCGACCTGTTGTCGGATCGCCTGATGGTGTTCGACGGCGAGCCCGCCCAGCACGGGACCGCCCGTCCGCCCACGGAGATGCGTGCGGGGATGAACGATTTCCTCGGGGACCTCGACATCACCTTCCGGCGGGACGAGCGGACCGGCCGCCCGCGCATCAACAAACCCGACAGCCAGAAGGACCGCGAGCAGAAGCGCAACGGCGAGTACTACTACACGGACTGA
- a CDS encoding RimK domain protein ATP-grasp (PFAM: ATP-grasp fold, RimK-type~KEGG: hla:Hlac_2369 RimK domain protein ATP-grasp), whose protein sequence is MLRLAVATQQETFERIRDPLAERDVEVVPVRASERTLSLSDPDLPSVDAGLVFPSRLMEGGAVAAALDVPWVNDREAILTSRNKAGVLAALERDGLPVPETTLVSNPVDDDVVAEAAAALQDGTGQEELVVKPNSTTRGVGVARVGDPDSLLGVTDYLDLVHDFRATGDRSYLLQEYLPEARDYRAMVVDGEYAGAVERRLPEEATAAGRWKHNVHRGAVAEGVSLPTEARELAEDAAAVLDIEYVGVDLLETDNRLVVNETNARPTVDDKTKYEPGFYDRLVGLIRRTAQKE, encoded by the coding sequence ATGCTTCGGCTTGCCGTCGCCACCCAGCAGGAGACGTTCGAGCGCATCCGCGACCCCCTCGCCGAGCGCGATGTCGAGGTTGTCCCGGTTCGCGCGAGCGAGCGCACGCTCTCACTGTCCGACCCCGACCTCCCGAGCGTCGACGCTGGCCTCGTCTTCCCCTCCCGACTGATGGAGGGAGGTGCCGTCGCCGCTGCGCTGGACGTGCCGTGGGTCAACGACCGCGAAGCTATCCTCACCTCCCGGAACAAGGCAGGCGTCCTCGCTGCGCTCGAGCGGGACGGTCTCCCGGTTCCGGAGACGACGCTGGTCTCGAATCCTGTCGACGATGATGTCGTTGCTGAAGCGGCGGCGGCCCTCCAGGATGGGACCGGCCAGGAGGAGTTGGTGGTCAAACCCAACTCCACCACCCGCGGCGTGGGCGTTGCCCGCGTGGGCGACCCGGACTCACTGCTCGGCGTGACGGACTATCTCGATTTGGTTCACGATTTCCGGGCGACTGGGGACCGCTCGTATCTCTTGCAGGAGTATCTTCCTGAGGCACGTGATTACCGCGCGATGGTGGTCGACGGCGAGTACGCTGGCGCCGTTGAACGACGGCTCCCCGAGGAAGCGACTGCGGCGGGCCGCTGGAAACACAACGTCCACCGCGGCGCCGTCGCCGAAGGCGTCTCTCTCCCGACGGAGGCCCGCGAACTCGCCGAGGACGCGGCTGCGGTACTGGATATCGAGTACGTCGGCGTCGACCTGCTGGAGACCGACAATCGACTGGTCGTCAACGAGACCAACGCCCGGCCGACCGTCGACGACAAAACCAAGTACGAACCGGGCTTTTACGACCGGCTAGTGGGGCTGATTCGGCGGACTGCCCAGAAGGAGTGA
- a CDS encoding heat shock protein Hsp20 (PFAM: Heat shock protein Hsp20~KEGG: hvo:HVO_0482 HSP20-type molecular chaperone), giving the protein MRRDERDDPFGDIFDEIERMMGGPAGDSAGEGNTHIDAFDEGDRLRLVADLPGADKEDLSLQCDGETLTLEAGEYRERVRLPARVDEHSAEATFNNGILEVTFEKVTDSADIDVE; this is encoded by the coding sequence ATGCGTAGGGATGAGCGTGACGACCCCTTCGGCGATATCTTCGACGAGATCGAGCGCATGATGGGTGGGCCTGCCGGCGATAGCGCCGGCGAGGGCAACACCCACATCGATGCGTTCGACGAGGGTGACCGACTGCGGTTGGTCGCAGACCTCCCGGGTGCCGACAAGGAGGACCTCTCGCTCCAGTGTGACGGCGAGACGCTCACCCTCGAGGCTGGCGAGTACCGCGAACGGGTGCGCCTCCCTGCCCGCGTCGACGAGCACAGCGCCGAGGCCACGTTCAACAACGGGATTCTCGAGGTCACCTTCGAGAAGGTGACCGACTCTGCAGATATCGACGTGGAGTAA
- a CDS encoding Phosphoglycerate kinase (HAMAP: Phosphoglycerate kinase~KEGG: hla:Hlac_2372 phosphoglycerate kinase~PFAM: Phosphoglycerate kinase), with protein sequence MSSFATLDRFAERFSEARVLVRLDLNSPIEAGTVQDNRRFERHARTVSELAEAGHRVICLAHQGRPGRNDFAHLEQHARILEGHLDCPVEFVEDVDGEVAAAAIEAAEPGDVVLLDNLRMSDDELADRDPEAHAESPLVTRLAAAADAYVNDAYSAAHRCHASLVGLPFVLPAYAGRVMETEYEANSTIANRSFDGPVTMVLGGTKATDVIGVMDAIGDKVDRFCLGGIVGELFLRADGYPVGIDLRGEGTALFEEQWERNEETIRGMLADRRDQIRLPVDVAYEDEAGERAEIDVENVEEKTTPFPDVGGGTVERYTEEIHGSEAVFVKGSLGLFEDERFSDGTVGVLEAIAAEDCFSVVGGGDTSRAIGMYWLDEASFSHVSIAGGAYIKALTGQTLVAVEALEENYPA encoded by the coding sequence ATGAGTTCCTTCGCCACGCTCGACCGGTTTGCGGAGCGCTTCTCGGAGGCACGCGTCCTCGTCCGACTCGACCTCAACTCCCCCATCGAAGCGGGGACGGTCCAGGATAACCGTCGCTTCGAGCGCCACGCACGCACGGTGTCGGAACTCGCTGAAGCCGGTCACCGCGTCATCTGCTTGGCCCACCAAGGTCGCCCCGGGCGCAACGATTTCGCCCATCTGGAGCAACACGCCAGGATTCTGGAGGGGCATCTCGACTGCCCGGTGGAGTTCGTTGAGGACGTGGACGGTGAGGTGGCGGCTGCGGCCATCGAGGCGGCCGAACCAGGCGACGTGGTGCTGCTCGACAACCTCCGGATGAGCGACGACGAGCTCGCCGACCGAGACCCCGAGGCCCACGCCGAGTCGCCGTTAGTCACCCGACTGGCAGCCGCCGCCGACGCCTACGTCAACGACGCCTACTCCGCGGCCCACCGCTGTCACGCGTCACTCGTCGGCCTCCCGTTCGTCCTCCCGGCCTACGCCGGCCGCGTTATGGAGACGGAGTACGAGGCCAACTCAACCATCGCCAACCGAAGCTTCGACGGGCCGGTGACGATGGTGCTTGGCGGAACCAAAGCCACTGACGTCATCGGCGTGATGGACGCCATCGGCGACAAAGTCGACCGCTTCTGTCTGGGCGGCATCGTCGGCGAACTGTTCCTGCGGGCCGACGGCTACCCCGTCGGCATCGACCTGCGAGGCGAAGGGACCGCCCTATTTGAGGAGCAGTGGGAGCGAAACGAGGAGACCATCCGCGGCATGCTCGCGGACCGGCGCGACCAGATTCGTCTTCCGGTCGACGTAGCCTACGAAGACGAGGCGGGCGAGCGCGCCGAAATTGACGTCGAAAACGTCGAGGAGAAGACCACGCCGTTCCCCGACGTGGGTGGCGGAACGGTCGAGCGCTACACCGAGGAGATTCACGGGAGCGAAGCGGTGTTCGTCAAGGGTTCACTCGGGCTGTTCGAGGACGAGCGCTTCTCCGACGGCACCGTCGGCGTGCTTGAGGCCATCGCAGCCGAGGACTGCTTCTCCGTCGTCGGCGGTGGCGACACCTCCCGGGCTATCGGAATGTACTGGCTGGATGAGGCCTCGTTCTCGCACGTCTCAATCGCTGGCGGCGCCTACATCAAGGCGTTGACGGGCCAGACGCTGGTCGCCGTCGAAGCGCTGGAAGAGAACTACCCCGCGTAA
- a CDS encoding Glyceraldehyde-3-phosphate dehydrogenase (PFAM: Glyceraldehyde 3-phosphate dehydrogenase, NAD(P) binding domain; Glyceraldehyde 3-phosphate dehydrogenase, catalytic domain~TIGRFAM: Glyceraldehyde-3-phosphate dehydrogenase, type II~HAMAP: Glyceraldehyde-3-phosphate dehydrogenase~KEGG: htu:Htur_0284 glyceraldehyde-3-phosphate dehydrogenase, type II), with protein sequence MTQVGVVGYGTIGKRVADAVVAQRDMDLVGVAKTSPNFEAEAALAKGYDLYAAVPERRERFDEAGMAVAGDLDALVDSVDVIVDATPSGIGAKNKESYEAHDTPAIYQGGEDAEVADTSFNARANFEQAEDADHVRVVSCNTTGLSRLLAPLREEYGVEKARVTLVRRGGDPGQTDRGPINDIIPDPVSLPSHHGPDVKTIFPDIAIDTLGLKVPTTLMHMHSVNVTLESETDAEAVKELFAEESRLFLVPEAAGIDGAGKLKEFALDAGRSRGDIWENCIWAESIAVRGRDLYLFQAIHQESDVVPENVDAIRAITGSASKAESIATTNETIGMGLGRAFER encoded by the coding sequence ATGACTCAGGTCGGCGTCGTCGGATACGGTACCATCGGAAAGCGCGTGGCCGATGCTGTTGTCGCACAGCGAGATATGGATCTCGTTGGGGTCGCAAAGACCTCACCGAACTTCGAGGCTGAAGCCGCCCTCGCCAAGGGGTATGACCTCTATGCGGCAGTCCCCGAACGCCGCGAGCGGTTCGACGAGGCCGGGATGGCCGTCGCCGGCGACCTCGACGCGTTGGTCGATAGCGTCGACGTCATCGTCGACGCCACCCCGAGCGGCATTGGCGCCAAAAACAAGGAAAGCTACGAGGCCCACGACACCCCGGCTATCTACCAGGGCGGCGAGGACGCCGAGGTGGCCGACACCTCGTTCAACGCCCGTGCGAACTTCGAGCAGGCCGAGGACGCGGACCACGTACGTGTGGTCTCCTGCAATACGACCGGGCTCTCGCGCCTGCTCGCGCCGCTCCGCGAGGAGTACGGCGTGGAGAAGGCCCGTGTGACGCTGGTCCGTCGCGGCGGCGACCCCGGACAGACCGACCGCGGTCCCATCAACGACATCATCCCGGACCCCGTCTCGCTCCCGAGCCACCACGGCCCCGACGTGAAGACCATCTTCCCCGACATCGCTATCGACACGCTGGGGCTGAAGGTGCCCACGACGCTGATGCACATGCACTCGGTGAACGTCACGCTGGAGAGCGAAACCGACGCAGAGGCGGTGAAAGAGCTCTTTGCTGAGGAGTCGCGGCTGTTCCTCGTGCCCGAGGCGGCCGGCATCGACGGCGCTGGCAAACTCAAGGAGTTCGCACTCGACGCGGGCCGCTCCCGTGGCGATATTTGGGAGAACTGCATCTGGGCCGAATCCATCGCGGTGCGGGGCAGGGACCTCTATCTTTTCCAGGCAATTCACCAAGAGTCCGACGTGGTTCCAGAGAACGTCGACGCGATTCGGGCGATTACGGGGTCGGCGAGCAAAGCCGAGAGCATCGCGACGACCAACGAGACCATCGGGATGGGGTTGGGCCGAGCGTTCGAGCGGTAA
- a CDS encoding leucyl aminopeptidase (KEGG: hvo:HVO_0477 leucyl aminopeptidase), with product MSDSTRSLSADFRAAAETAVHQCLDLSADESIAIVTDDERRPIAEAFYAVSCAVTDDATLVQYQPGSQHGQEPPGPVAAAMKETDAFLAPTTRSLSHTRARSAACKAGARGATLPGITERVMIAGLDADYEAIAEHSANVKAQVAHADEIRVTTPAGTDITFETGDREWHEDTGIIHDPGSFSNLPAGEVFVAPESADGTFVVDGTMMPHGLLDESQELVFEVEDGYVTHIADEAIRADVDAAAEEVGSAARNIAELGIGTNVGVDDLVGSVLLDEKAAGTVHIAIGDDASIGGETEAPIHLDGILREPTVYADSEPVALP from the coding sequence ATGTCCGACAGCACCCGTTCTTTGAGTGCCGATTTCCGCGCGGCCGCCGAGACGGCGGTCCACCAGTGCCTCGACCTTTCGGCGGACGAGTCCATCGCCATCGTCACTGATGACGAGCGCCGCCCCATCGCGGAGGCCTTCTATGCAGTATCCTGTGCGGTGACCGACGACGCCACGCTCGTTCAGTATCAGCCCGGCAGCCAGCACGGCCAGGAGCCGCCGGGGCCCGTCGCCGCCGCGATGAAGGAGACCGACGCCTTTCTCGCCCCGACGACGCGCAGTCTCTCACACACTCGCGCGCGCTCGGCGGCCTGCAAAGCGGGCGCCCGTGGGGCCACCCTTCCCGGAATCACAGAACGCGTGATGATCGCCGGACTGGACGCCGACTACGAGGCCATCGCGGAGCACTCAGCAAACGTCAAAGCCCAGGTGGCCCACGCCGACGAGATTCGCGTGACGACGCCCGCCGGCACCGACATCACCTTCGAAACTGGCGACAGAGAGTGGCACGAGGACACCGGCATCATCCACGATCCCGGGTCGTTCTCGAACCTCCCTGCGGGGGAGGTGTTCGTGGCGCCCGAATCCGCTGACGGGACGTTCGTCGTCGACGGAACGATGATGCCACACGGCCTGCTCGACGAGAGCCAGGAACTCGTCTTCGAGGTCGAGGACGGCTACGTCACCCACATCGCTGACGAGGCGATCCGCGCTGACGTGGATGCGGCCGCTGAGGAGGTTGGCAGCGCCGCCAGGAACATCGCTGAACTGGGCATCGGGACCAACGTGGGTGTGGATGACCTCGTTGGCTCGGTGCTGCTCGACGAGAAGGCCGCGGGGACGGTCCACATCGCGATTGGTGACGACGCCTCTATTGGCGGCGAGACGGAGGCGCCAATCCACCTCGACGGCATCCTCCGGGAGCCGACGGTGTACGCCGACAGCGAGCCGGTGGCGCTCCCGTGA